AGCTGTACTCGCAAACTGCCTTGGAGAAGGAAATTTTTTAATTCTTTCCGCTTGCCCCTGAAAGTTGTAAAATTCATTGAGGCAAGCCTGTAGCTGCGTCTGGTTGAAGTCTGAAATGGCTTTTATATTTTTTAAATCATTGACATCCTTTGCCTGCTGAGAAATCAGGTATGTTGCAAAATTTTTATAATGAGACTGCTGTTCCACTTCTTCCTCAGAAAGATATTTATTTAAGAAAATCGGAGTTCTGCCATAATCGGGAAATCCGGCTTTAATGAGTCTGTTTCGTTTGTGGTTGATATGGTGAGAGTGTTCTTTCTCTGCTTTAATATGCTCCCATTCTGTCGGCACAAGAAGCTGTTCTCTGAATGTATACAGCCATGCAATATGACGGTAAATAATTTTTTTTCTTCGGTCTTCCAAATCAAAAAGCCCTACTTCTTCATTTTCAGTATTAAATGCATAGACCATGGATGCGAGAGAACGGCTGGAATTTACAATTCCGCCCCATATTTTTCGAGCTTCCCAAAGTCTGTCGTATGCCTGATTGTTTTTAAAGCCAACCAAAAAAGCTTCTGCAGTACCAATTAAAGCAACAGGAACCCAGGGTATGATCATCCATTCCCAATGAAATATATGAAATAAAACAGCAATCAAAGTGCACCAGATTGAAATCCAGATCAGATGAATTCCGGATAGGTTAAGGACTTGTCTGTAATTGACATATTTCGTAGTAATCATACGCTTATTTTAGAAAAGGATTATTAAAAATAATAAAAGTGCACAAAAAAACCTCTAAAAATTTTTTAGAGGTTTAATTTATTTTTTATCTGAATTAATATTTTAGCATTTCTTCGATTTTCGCACTTAGCTTTTCAGCATTGGGAAGCATCGCTTTTTCCAGTACCAAATTGATAGGAACTGCCGGTGTATCCAAAGCTCCCATCGTTTCTACCGGGGCGTCAAGATATTTGAAGCAGTTTTTAGAAATTCTATGTGCAAATGCTTCTGCAAATGAGTTGTTTAATTGTTCTTCTGTTAAAACGATACATTTTCCGTGAGCTTTTACTCTTTCGAAAACTAATTCTTCATCTAAAGGAATTAAAGTTCTCAGGTCAATCACTTCAATTCTTCCGTTAAAATTTTTCGCAGCTTCTTTAGCCCAGTAAACTCCCATTCCGTAGGTAACCACCAATAAAGTCCTGCCTTTTTCAGTTTCATTTTTATCAGCTTCAATGATTACTTTTCCTTTTCCGAAAGGTAAGATGTAGTCTTCTGCCGGTTCAATGGTTTTGGCATCTTCAGTTCCCGGAACTTTACTCCAATAAAGACCTTTATGCTCCAGCATTACTACCGGATTCGGATCATAATAAGCTGCTTTTAATAAACCTTTAAAATCTGCAGCGTTACTTGGATAAGCTATTTTGATTCCTTTAATGTTGGCTAAAATACTCTCAACGCTTCCACTGTGGTAAGGACCACCACCTCCGTAGGCTCCAATTGGAACACGGATGATATTGCTTACAGGGAATTTACCCTGACTTAAATAACTTGATTTTGAAATTTCCGTAATCAGCTGATTGATCCCAGGATAAATATAATCTGCAAACTGTACTTCAACAATAGGTTTTAAACCCACTGCACTCATACCCGTTGTAGAACCAATAATGTAAGCCTCTTGAATGGCTGTATTGAATACCCTTTTGCTTCCGAATTTCTTTCCTAAAGTTACTGTTTCACGAAAAACTCCACCGATTCTCTCTCCAACATCCTGTCCGTATAATAAAGCTTCCGGATGTTTCCACATCAATTCCTGAATCGCGTGAATCGCAGCATCAACCATCACAATTTTTTCTCCGCCTGCAGGTTCACGGGTTCCTACTTCTTCGGTAATCGGAGTTGGAGCAAACACATGCTGCATTACCGTTTCGGGTTTGGGATCTTCTGCATTTTTAGCTCTTTCGAAGGCTTCTTCTGCTTCTAAACGGGCTTTTTTGGTGATCTGCTTTAATAATTCTTCATCAACACCGGATTCTAGCAATTGATTTCTTAGGATTTCTCCCGGATCTTTTGCTCTGTGTTTTGTCAAATCTTCTTCATCCCTATAGAATTCTCTTCTCACTCCGGAAGTGTGGTGACCGATCAAAACTGTTTTTGCACAGACAACCAATGGTTTTCTTTCTGTTCTTACAAAATCAACAGCTTTTTTCATGGCTTCAAAGCTTTCTATGAAGTCAGTTCCGTCTACTCTCATCCTGCTTAAACCGGTAAATCCTGCTACAAAATCGTAAGCATCACAAGTTCTGGCTTCTTCTTTCGTTACGGAAATTCCCCATTCATTATCCTGAACAAGGAAGATAATTGGCAGTTGATGTAATGCAGAAAACTGAAGTGCTTCACTCACTTCTCCTTCCGTTACAGAATTGTCTCCAAGACTGCAAACCACAACCGGATTGTTTTCGAATTGCTGTAAGTTAAAATCCTGAATATATTTTATCCCCTGAGCAACTCCTGCAGTTGGAATGGTCTGCATCCCTGTTGCTGAGCTTTGGTGAATGATTTTAGGTTTATTTTCATCTCTGCTCGAAGGGTGAGAGTAATAAGATCTTCCTCCGGAAAAAGGGTCATCAGCTTTTGCCAATAATTGCAGCATCAATTGATAAGGCTCGAAACCAATTCCCAAAAGAATACTTTCGTCTCTGTAATAAGGAGAAACCCAGTCTTCTTTTTTTAATTGATATGCTGTAGCTAATTGAATTGCTTCGTGACCTCTTGATGTACTATGAACATATTTGCAAATATTTCTGTTTTCTTCATAGATATCTGCCATTGCCTTCGCAAGCATCATATGGTTGTATGCTTTTAACAAGATATCCTGAGAAACTTTTCCGTGAATTGTATTTTCCATAGGAAACAAAGATAAACAAAAAAACAAAATACTAACAATTGTTAGTGTTTTTGGGTAATTGAATGATTTTCACTGAGTTTTGAATAGAATTTTATTTGAAAGTCCAAATGATGGCTTCCCGATATTTATACAATGATTTAACAGGATTTATAAAAACTAATTTCAGAAGACAAAAAATTAAAGTAACTTTACATTCTCTTTTAATAAAAGCTAGAAAAATTACATGTATTTAGTTTTTGATACAGAAACCACAGGTTTACCAAAGAATTTCAACGCTCCGCTTTCAGATTCAGATAACTGGCCAAGAATGGTGCAGATTGCGTGGCAGTTGCATGATGATGACGGAACTTTAATTGAAAACCAGGATTATATTATAAAACCAGAGGGGTACGATATTCCCTTCAACGCGGC
Above is a genomic segment from Chryseobacterium geocarposphaerae containing:
- a CDS encoding bestrophin family protein, encoding MITTKYVNYRQVLNLSGIHLIWISIWCTLIAVLFHIFHWEWMIIPWVPVALIGTAEAFLVGFKNNQAYDRLWEARKIWGGIVNSSRSLASMVYAFNTENEEVGLFDLEDRRKKIIYRHIAWLYTFREQLLVPTEWEHIKAEKEHSHHINHKRNRLIKAGFPDYGRTPIFLNKYLSEEEVEQQSHYKNFATYLISQQAKDVNDLKNIKAISDFNQTQLQACLNEFYNFQGQAERIKKFPSPRQFASTAFVFNVLFIMLLPLGLVNEFAKLGDWGIWTSIPFCIIIGWIYIIMELVGDYSENPFAGLMFDVPMLSICRTIEIDLLQMTGETELPDLISSKNGVLV
- a CDS encoding alpha-ketoacid dehydrogenase subunit alpha/beta, which produces MENTIHGKVSQDILLKAYNHMMLAKAMADIYEENRNICKYVHSTSRGHEAIQLATAYQLKKEDWVSPYYRDESILLGIGFEPYQLMLQLLAKADDPFSGGRSYYSHPSSRDENKPKIIHQSSATGMQTIPTAGVAQGIKYIQDFNLQQFENNPVVVCSLGDNSVTEGEVSEALQFSALHQLPIIFLVQDNEWGISVTKEEARTCDAYDFVAGFTGLSRMRVDGTDFIESFEAMKKAVDFVRTERKPLVVCAKTVLIGHHTSGVRREFYRDEEDLTKHRAKDPGEILRNQLLESGVDEELLKQITKKARLEAEEAFERAKNAEDPKPETVMQHVFAPTPITEEVGTREPAGGEKIVMVDAAIHAIQELMWKHPEALLYGQDVGERIGGVFRETVTLGKKFGSKRVFNTAIQEAYIIGSTTGMSAVGLKPIVEVQFADYIYPGINQLITEISKSSYLSQGKFPVSNIIRVPIGAYGGGGPYHSGSVESILANIKGIKIAYPSNAADFKGLLKAAYYDPNPVVMLEHKGLYWSKVPGTEDAKTIEPAEDYILPFGKGKVIIEADKNETEKGRTLLVVTYGMGVYWAKEAAKNFNGRIEVIDLRTLIPLDEELVFERVKAHGKCIVLTEEQLNNSFAEAFAHRISKNCFKYLDAPVETMGALDTPAVPINLVLEKAMLPNAEKLSAKIEEMLKY